The Pseudarthrobacter defluvii DNA window TCCTCCTGCTGCGGCAACACCACGCCCTGCAGCGGACCCTGCGAAGCACCACGAAGCTGGCCGAAGGCAACAGTGTCCGCACAGCCATCCTGCGCGCCGTCAGCCACGACCTGCGCACCCCGCTGGCTGGAATCAAGCTGGCTGTTACGGCCCTGCGGCGGCAAAACCGCAGGCTCCCGGAGGAGGTGCAGGCCGAGATGCTTGCCACCATCGAGTCCTACACGGAGCGCCTCGACGCGCTCATCTCCAACCTCCTGGACATGTCCCGGATCTCCAGCGGTTCCGCGGCGCCGCATACCGCGCCGGTCACCTGGCGCGATGCCATCGAGGACGCCTTGCGCGGCATCCCGACGGAGCGCATCCGGATCGAGCTCGCCGCCAATATGCCTGCCGTCGACGCGGACATGGGGATGCTGGAGCGGGTGATCGCCAACATCGTGGAGAACGCGCTGAAATACGCGCCCGGCTCGGACGTCGCCATCGTCGGCGTTTCCGGGGTTTCGAACGCAGCGGACGACGCCGGCACACCCTTTGGCGAGCTGCGCATCGTCGATCACGGGCAAGGTGTGCCCGCTGCCGCCGTCGTCGAAATGTTCCAGCCGTTCCAGCGGCTCGATGACGCGCCCGAGGGGCTCGGCATCGGGCTTGGACTCGCCGTGGCGAAGGGTTTCACCGATGCAATGGGCGGCGAGCTGGTGCCCGAACCTACGCCCGGCGGAGGCCTGACCATGGTGATCCGACTGCCGCTGTCAACCGGGCGCTATATTCCAAGTCCCCGCCGGGAAGCAGGCACCAGCACCAGATGAGAACCGTACTGATCGTCGATGATGAGCCGCAGCTGCTGCGCGCCCTGCAGGTGAACCTGCAGGCGGAGGGGTACCAGGTCCTCACTGCCCTGGACGGAACAACGGCGCTGAAGCATGCGGAGGGCGGCCATCCCGATGTGATTGTGCTGGACCTTGGCCTGCCGGACATCAACGGCGTGGACGTGATCACCAGGATCCGCCGCACCAGCAGCACCCCCATCATCGTCCTCTCCGCCCGGCACGGATCCGTGGACAAGGTCCGGGCCCTGGACGCCGGCGCGGACGATTACGTGACCAAGCCGTTTGGACTGGATGAGCTTCTGGCCCGGCTGCGCGTGGCGGGGCGGCGAAGCGTGGCTCCGGAGGCGGCGGACAACGGGCCGGCCATCGATGCCGGTGACTTCGAGGTGGACCTGGCCAACCGGAAAGTGACGCGCGACGGCGCCCCGGTCCGGCTCACGCCGCGCGAATGGGCCATTCTGGAACTGCTGGCGCGAAACCCCGGGCGGCTGATAACGCAGCAGCAGATGCTCGGGAAGGTCTGGGGTTCCGGCTACGAGAACGAGGTCCACTACCTGCGCGTCTACATGGGCCAGCTGCGCCGCAAGCTGGAGGCGGACCCGGCCCGGCCCCGGCACCTGCTCACGGAAGCCGGAATGGGATACCGCTTCGAGCCCTGATGCGCAGGGGACGTCCGCAGGGGGCCGCACCAGCGGTGCGGGCAGGTCACGGCTCTTTGCCGCTTCGAGACGCGCCAGCTCATGAGTGTTCCATTGGCATGCGGAACGAAGGTGAGGGCTCCGGTGATGTCTGCGGCGGCCTCAGCCGTCGCAAATCCCGGGCGTAAAGGATTCGTCAAGAAAGGTTCTTTTCGCCGTGCTGGCGTTTTGGCCGGTGCTAGCTTCGCAGTGGTCGCGGTGCAGAGGGCAGCGCGGAAAGGCAGACATGACTACGTTGAGCAGGCCCCCGGCCGACCCCTCCGCGCTGCACCCGCGCAGCCGCAAGGCGCTGAGGGACTGGCTGTTGTTCGGGCTGCAGGACAGCAAGGGCACCCACCAGGGCCCGGGCGGCGTGACCACCAGCCACGAAAGGAAGCATGCGTGGTGGCAGGTCATGTGCCTCACGGGTGTGGACTACTTCTCCACCCTGGGCTACCAGCCGGCCATCGCTGCTCTGGCCGCCGGCGTCATCTCTCCGCTTGCCACGCTGGTGCTGGTAGCGGTGACCCTGCTGGGCGCCCTGCCCGTGTACCGGAGGGTCGCCGGTGAAAGCCCCCGCGGTGAAGGGTCCATCGCCATGCTGGAGCGGCTGCTGCCCAGGTGGGGCGGCAAGCTCCTGGTACTGGTTCTGCTGGGGTTCGCTGCCACGGACTTCATGATCACCATGACCCTGTCCGCCGCCGACGCCACCGCGCACCTGATCCATAACCCCGTTGCCCCCGGGTGGCTGCAGGGCCAGAACGTCCCCGTCACCCTGATCCTGCTGGCATTGCTGGCGGCTGTGTTCCTGCGCGGTTTCAAGGAAGCGATCGGGGTCGCCGTCGTCCTGGTGGTCCTTTACCTGGGGCTGAACGCCGTGGTGGTGGCTGCCACCCTGATGCAGGTCCTGGCCCATCCCGTGGCGATGGGTGACTGGTGGAGCAGCCTGTGGGTCTCGCATGGGAATCCGTTGATGGCGGTGGCCATCGCGCTGCTGGTGTTCCCCAAGCTGGCACTGGGCCTGTCCGGCTTCGAAACCGGCGTTGCCGTCATGCCGCAGGTGCGCGGGGCGGACAGCGATACGGAAGAAAACCCTGCCGGACGCATCCGCGGTGCCCGGCGCATGCTCACCACCGCCGCGGTGATCATGAGTGCCTTCCTGCTGACATCGAGTTTCATCACCGTGGTGCTCATTCCGGAGCGGGAGTTCCAGCCGGACGGCCAGGCAAACGGCCGCGCCCTGGCCTACCTGGCGCACGAATACCTCGGGGTAGGGTTCGGCAGCGTCTATGACATCAGCACCATCGGCATCCTCTGGTTCGCCGGTGCGTCGGCGATGGCCGGGCTGCTGAACCTGGTTCCCCGGTACCTGCCGCGGTACGGCATGGCCCCGGCCTGGGCCCGGGCGGTGCGTCCCCTGGTTCTTGTCTTCACGCTGATCGGCTTCCTGATCACCTTCATTTTTAAGGCCGACGTCGACGCGCAGGGCGGTGCCTACGCCACCGGCGTGCTGGTGCTGATGACCTCCGCGGCAGTGGCCGTCACGCTGTCCGCCCGGCGGCGCAGGCAGCGGAACCTCACCGTGGGCTTCAGCGCCATTTCCGTGGTGTTTGCGTACACCACGGTGGCCAACATCTTCGAGCGGCCGGAAGGCATCAGGATCGCCGCCATCTTCATCCTCGGCATCATCGTCATCTCACTGCTGTCCCGGGTCCGGCGTTCCTTTGAACTGCATGCCACCCGGGTGCACCTGGACGTGCAGGCCCTGGAGTTCATGTCCAATGCCGTGGACGGGCCCATCAGCATCATCGCGCACGAGCCGCTGCGGATGACGGCGGAGGCGTACAGGGACAAACTCGACTCGGCCATCGAGGTAAGCCACCTGCCGTTGGAGGGGGATGCCCTGTTCCTGGAGGTGGTGGTGGACGACTCGTCGGACTTCGAAACGGAGCTGTTTGTCCGCGGCGTGAACCGCCACGGCTACCGCATCCTGGAGGTGCACGGCCCGGTGGTCCCGAACACCCTTGCCTCCGTGCTGCTGCACATCCGGGACGTCACCGGGCTCATGCCGCACATCTACTTCCGGTGGACCGAGGGAAACCCCATCAGCAACCTCCTGCGGTTCCTGTTCCTCGGCGAGGGCGAAATCGCACCCGTGACCCGGGAGGTGCTGCGCGAGGCCGTCCCGGATGTCACCCAGCGCCCCTGGGTCCACGTCGGCTGAGCTGTGATGCAGGGGCCACAGCAGGTTCCGCTGCTCCACCCCCTGCCCCGACGGCGCGCGGAACGCCGGCCGCAACCCGGGCGGCGTCTTCAAGGCGGGACGGGACGTCCGCGCGGAAGGCGGCCTCGGCGTCGTCCTCCCATACGTTCGCGGCAAGGACCATGACATGCACCATGTCACCGGGCGAATCGCTGCACGCGAGAATATCGCCGGCCACCCGGTGCCCACGCAGCCGGGCGCTGGGGCGGGCCTGGAAAATGACCCACCAATCCCCGCCGTCATGGTCAGGAAAGAGGTAATGCCCGGCCGGATGCAGGGCGTGGCCGTTCACTCCACGGCCGCCGTAACCCTCCACGGACCCGGCAGGCGCGGCGAACCGGACCCTGCCGCGGTCTTCCGGGGTTTCATCCCACCGCATCTGTCTTCCCTGCCTTCAGGCTCTGTCCCCATGCTTCAATCAAAAGTCCGGATCCGCCCCTGCGTGGCTGGCATGCCATTTCTTGACGCAATATTTACGGGCTCCGTCGTGAAACGAGGGTGGCGATCGTCGCCGCGGTCCCTGTGGCGGCAGCCATCGCGAAGGTCATGTTCGTGTAGCTGCCCAACCAGACTGCGATGAGCGGGCCCGCGGCCGGTGCAATGGCGGTGACGGCCGTAAGCGGGGCCGCGAAGATTCCCTGGAGCGTGCCGAGGCTCTGCGTTCCCCACCTGTCGGCGACGATGGTGGCCTGCAGCAGGGTCTGGCACCCGCGGACCGCGCCAGCGAGCATTGCCGCCGCAACCAGCACTGGAACCGGGCCGGGCAGGGCCGCAAGGAAGAGGACGGCAACGGCTGCCGTCGCGGCGATGGCCACTAGCCGGGCGCCGGGCGGAATGGCGCCGAACAGCAGACGCCCGCCGACCTGCCCGGCGCCGACAAGGCCAAGGGCCAGCGCGGCCGTGGTGTAGTCGAAACCTTTTTCCATCAGCAGCGGGATGATGTTCAGCGTTACGGTGTACAGCCCGAGGCAGAGCAGGACCATGAGCGCCTGCAGGCCCAGGAATTCCGGGCTTCGCCGGACTGCCCGCACCGTGCCCCGGCGGTTCACCGCGGGGCTGCCGGGGGCGGTTACGGTCCAGCTCCGATTCAGGCAGCGGGCGTGCAGCGGCACAGTGACCACTCCCATGATTCCCGCGAGGAGGATGAAGGCGGCTCTCCAGCCGAACGCGGCCGTCAGGGTTGCGGTGACCGGGGCGAAGATGGTGGAGGCAAACCCGGCAGCGAGGGTGAGGATGGTCAACGGCCGCATGCGGGCGGGCCCGTACCAGCGGCTGATCACCGTGAACGCCGGCTGGTAGAGGACGGCAGCCTGCGCGGTTCCCGCCAGCAGCCATGCAGCAAAGAAGAGGGGCGGGTTGGGCGCCAGCGCCACGGCGGCCAGGGCGAGCACGCCGGCAAGGGATCCGCTGGTCATCAAGGTGCGCGGCCCGGTCCGGTCGAGGATCCTGCCCACAAAGATGCCGGCGACGGCGGAGACCAGCAGCCCGGCGGAGAACGACCCGGTGACCAGGGCTGGGTCCCAGCCTGTGTCGGCGCTGATGGGCTGCACCGCCGCGATCAGCCCGTAGTAGAGCACGCCCCACCCGGTGGTCTGGGTGATGCACAGCGCGGCGAGGCCGCCGCGCGGTGCACCCTCCGCCACCAGCGTGGGGGAGGGCGCCGGGACAGGCATGGCCTATGTCCCGCTTAGCTCCGCATCCAGCTTTTGGGCCCTGGACGTGATCGGGCGGCTCATGCATCCACTCTTTCATTCTCTTGTCCGGACCGGCCGTGGGTCAGGCCCGTGGGGAATCCGACCAGGACGGGGTCGGATGTTCCGCAGCACCCGCCGGAGGTCTCCGCCACGAAACCTGCCGGTACGGCGGCGGGGACGTCGCAGCTGGTGCCGATGTCGGAGGAGCAGACGCCGGTCTCGGGGAGTTCGAGCTGGACAGTGTCCGCGGCCTCGCGGTCCCCGGCCAGGGCGGCCGCGACGGAGCGGACCTGCTCGTACCCGGTGGCCAGCAGGAAGGTGGGGGCCCGGCCGTAGGACTTCATGCCGACGATGTAGAAGTCCTGCTCGGGGTGGGCCAGCATCTTGGCGCCGTGCGGTTCGACTGTGCCGCAGGAGTGGAATTCGGGGTCGATCAGCGGGCCGAGCTCGCGGGGTGCTTCCACGCCCGGATCCAGCTCCAGTCGGAGCTCACGGAGCATGCCGAGGTTGGGCCGGAAGCCGGTGGACGGGACTACCACGTCTGCCTTTAGGGTGCGGCCGTCCGTGGCCGTAAGGGTCACGGTGTCAGCGCTCACGGCGAGGGCACCGATGCCGAAGCTGGTGTGCAGTTCCACAGTGCCGTCCTCAACAAGCGAACGGAGCAGGCTGCCCAGCCGGCCGCGGGCGGCCAGCCCATCAGCGTCGCCGCCACCGTAGACCTTCGCCGCGGACGCGCCACGGATCGCCCAAACGATCTTCGTGCCGGGCACCTGGGCCGCGAGCTCGGCGAGGTTGATGAGCGTGTTGGCAGCCGAGTGGCCAGCGCCAACCACGACGGCGGTGCGCGCGGCAAACGTCCCGCGGTCACGGCCCAGGACGTCCGGCAGGGGTGACGAAATGTGCGCCATTGCCGCTGCTTCGCCGACCGCGGGCAGGCCCGAGGTTCCGAGCGGGTCCCGGGCAGACCAGGTGCCGGAAGCGTCGATGACGGCGGCGGCCAGGTAGTCGCGCACTTCGCCGTCGGCGTGTTCCACCCGCACCAGGAAGGGCTTGGTGTCCCGGTTGCGGCTGTGGGTCTTGTCCATGCCCTGCCGGGTGACCGCGATGACGCGGGCGCCGGTCTGCAGTCGGGACGAGATGGCGGGAAGTGCGGCCAGCGGGGTGAGGTACTCGTCGATGAGTTCCCCGCCGGTGGGCAGCGCCGCCGGATCGGGGACTTCCCAGCCGGTGCCCTCGAGCAGGCGGACGGCCGCTGCGTCGGTGTTGTACTGCCACGGGGAGAACAGCCGGATGTGGCGCCACTGCTCGATGGCCGCGGCCGTCGTCGTGCCGGCCTCGAGAATGAGCGGCTCCAGGCCGCGCTCAAGCAGGTGTGCCGCCGCGGCGAGGCCGATGGGCCCGGCTCCGATGACAGCTACGGGAAGGGTGTTGTTTACAGCCATGGTGTCCTCTGTTTCATCCGGTGGTATGGCGGTTCAATGTTGTGGCGCCTGCCGGCCCATGTGGGACGGGCAGGCCTGATGCTTACGCGGGGGTGAGGGAGGCGATGAGGTCCTCGATGCGGGCCTTGATGTCGTCGCGGATGGGGCGGACGGCGTCCACGCCCTGGCCGGCCGGGTCTTCGAGTTCCCAGTCCTCGTAGCGCTTGCCGGGGAAGATCGGGCAGGTGTCACCGCAGCCCATGGTGATCACGACGTCGGATTCCTTGACCGCCTCAGTGGTGAGGACTTTGGGGATCTCTGCGGACATGTCGATGCCGAGTTCGGCCATGGCCTCGACGGCGGCAGGGTTGACCTTGTCGGCGGGCTGGGACCCGGCGGAGCGGACCTCGATGGCGCCCTTGGAGAGCGTGGTGAGGAAGGCGGCGGCCATCTGCGAGCGGCCGGCGTTGTGGACGCAGACGAACAGGACGGAGGGCTTCTTGGCGGTTTCGGTGCTCATGGTGTTCTCCAGGAGTTCTTGGGGTCAGACGGAAAGGGCAGGGGAGGTGAAGAAGCGCTTGCGGGCCCAGAGCGCCACGTAAACCAGGGCAACGAGGACGGGGACTTCGATCAATGGGCCGACGACGCCGGCCAGCGCCTGCCCGGAGGTGACGCCGAAGGTGCCGATCGCCACGGCGATGGCGAGTTCGAAGTTGTTGCCGGCGGCAGTGAAGGCCAGGGTGGTGGTTTTGGCGTAGCCCAGTCCCAGCCACCTGCCGACCAGCATCCCGGCGCCGAAGACCACCACGAAGTAGACGAGCAGTGGCAGGGCGATCCGGACCACGTCCAGCGGGCGGGAGGTGATGGTGCCGCCCTGCAGCGCGAAGAGCAGGGTGATGGTGAACAGCAGGCCGTACAGCGCCCACGGTCCGAGCTTTGGCAGGAACGTTCCTTCGTACCAGTCGCGGCCCTTGGCCTTTTCGCCGATGGTGCGGGTCAGGAAGCCGGCCAGCAGCGGGATACCCAGGAACACCAGCACGGAGGCGGTGATGGCCCAGAAGGAGAAGTCGGCACTGGTGGTGGGCAGGCCCAGCCAGGACGGCAGCAGCTGGAGGTAGAACCAGCCCAGGGCGCCGAATGCGATTACCTGGAAGACGGAATTGATGGCCACCAGCACGGCCGCCGCTTCCCGGTCACCGCAGGCCAGATCATTCCAGATCATCACCATCGCGATGCAGCGGGCCAGTCCCACAATGATCAGCCCGGTACGGTATTCGGGCAGGTCCGGAATGAAGATCCAGGCCAGGGCGAACATGAACGCCGGGGCCAGCACCCAGTTGAGTACCAGCGAGGTGATCATCAGCTTGCGGTCGGCCACCACGCGGTGCGCCTGGTCGTAGCGGACCTTTGCGAGCACCGGATACATCATCGCCAGCAGCCCGACGGCGATGGGCAGCGACACTTCGCCGATCTTCACGGCCTCAAGCGCGGTGCTCAGGCCCGGGATGAAACTGCCCAGGAGGAGTCCCAAAACCATGGCCGCGACAATCCAGACGGGCAGGAACCGGTCAAGGGTGGAAAGCCGTCCGACGACGGCGTCCCCACCTTCACGGGTGGGCGATAGGTCGGTCTGGGTGCTCACGGGACTCCTG harbors:
- the arsB gene encoding ACR3 family arsenite efflux transporter, whose amino-acid sequence is MSTQTDLSPTREGGDAVVGRLSTLDRFLPVWIVAAMVLGLLLGSFIPGLSTALEAVKIGEVSLPIAVGLLAMMYPVLAKVRYDQAHRVVADRKLMITSLVLNWVLAPAFMFALAWIFIPDLPEYRTGLIIVGLARCIAMVMIWNDLACGDREAAAVLVAINSVFQVIAFGALGWFYLQLLPSWLGLPTTSADFSFWAITASVLVFLGIPLLAGFLTRTIGEKAKGRDWYEGTFLPKLGPWALYGLLFTITLLFALQGGTITSRPLDVVRIALPLLVYFVVVFGAGMLVGRWLGLGYAKTTTLAFTAAGNNFELAIAVAIGTFGVTSGQALAGVVGPLIEVPVLVALVYVALWARKRFFTSPALSV
- a CDS encoding amino acid transporter, encoding MTTLSRPPADPSALHPRSRKALRDWLLFGLQDSKGTHQGPGGVTTSHERKHAWWQVMCLTGVDYFSTLGYQPAIAALAAGVISPLATLVLVAVTLLGALPVYRRVAGESPRGEGSIAMLERLLPRWGGKLLVLVLLGFAATDFMITMTLSAADATAHLIHNPVAPGWLQGQNVPVTLILLALLAAVFLRGFKEAIGVAVVLVVLYLGLNAVVVAATLMQVLAHPVAMGDWWSSLWVSHGNPLMAVAIALLVFPKLALGLSGFETGVAVMPQVRGADSDTEENPAGRIRGARRMLTTAAVIMSAFLLTSSFITVVLIPEREFQPDGQANGRALAYLAHEYLGVGFGSVYDISTIGILWFAGASAMAGLLNLVPRYLPRYGMAPAWARAVRPLVLVFTLIGFLITFIFKADVDAQGGAYATGVLVLMTSAAVAVTLSARRRRQRNLTVGFSAISVVFAYTTVANIFERPEGIRIAAIFILGIIVISLLSRVRRSFELHATRVHLDVQALEFMSNAVDGPISIIAHEPLRMTAEAYRDKLDSAIEVSHLPLEGDALFLEVVVDDSSDFETELFVRGVNRHGYRILEVHGPVVPNTLASVLLHIRDVTGLMPHIYFRWTEGNPISNLLRFLFLGEGEIAPVTREVLREAVPDVTQRPWVHVG
- a CDS encoding FAD-dependent oxidoreductase → MAVNNTLPVAVIGAGPIGLAAAAHLLERGLEPLILEAGTTTAAAIEQWRHIRLFSPWQYNTDAAAVRLLEGTGWEVPDPAALPTGGELIDEYLTPLAALPAISSRLQTGARVIAVTRQGMDKTHSRNRDTKPFLVRVEHADGEVRDYLAAAVIDASGTWSARDPLGTSGLPAVGEAAAMAHISSPLPDVLGRDRGTFAARTAVVVGAGHSAANTLINLAELAAQVPGTKIVWAIRGASAAKVYGGGDADGLAARGRLGSLLRSLVEDGTVELHTSFGIGALAVSADTVTLTATDGRTLKADVVVPSTGFRPNLGMLRELRLELDPGVEAPRELGPLIDPEFHSCGTVEPHGAKMLAHPEQDFYIVGMKSYGRAPTFLLATGYEQVRSVAAALAGDREAADTVQLELPETGVCSSDIGTSCDVPAAVPAGFVAETSGGCCGTSDPVLVGFPTGLTHGRSGQENERVDA
- a CDS encoding arsenate reductase ArsC, translating into MSTETAKKPSVLFVCVHNAGRSQMAAAFLTTLSKGAIEVRSAGSQPADKVNPAAVEAMAELGIDMSAEIPKVLTTEAVKESDVVITMGCGDTCPIFPGKRYEDWELEDPAGQGVDAVRPIRDDIKARIEDLIASLTPA
- a CDS encoding response regulator; protein product: MRTVLIVDDEPQLLRALQVNLQAEGYQVLTALDGTTALKHAEGGHPDVIVLDLGLPDINGVDVITRIRRTSSTPIIVLSARHGSVDKVRALDAGADDYVTKPFGLDELLARLRVAGRRSVAPEAADNGPAIDAGDFEVDLANRKVTRDGAPVRLTPREWAILELLARNPGRLITQQQMLGKVWGSGYENEVHYLRVYMGQLRRKLEADPARPRHLLTEAGMGYRFEP
- a CDS encoding MFS transporter, with the protein product MPVPAPSPTLVAEGAPRGGLAALCITQTTGWGVLYYGLIAAVQPISADTGWDPALVTGSFSAGLLVSAVAGIFVGRILDRTGPRTLMTSGSLAGVLALAAVALAPNPPLFFAAWLLAGTAQAAVLYQPAFTVISRWYGPARMRPLTILTLAAGFASTIFAPVTATLTAAFGWRAAFILLAGIMGVVTVPLHARCLNRSWTVTAPGSPAVNRRGTVRAVRRSPEFLGLQALMVLLCLGLYTVTLNIIPLLMEKGFDYTTAALALGLVGAGQVGGRLLFGAIPPGARLVAIAATAAVAVLFLAALPGPVPVLVAAAMLAGAVRGCQTLLQATIVADRWGTQSLGTLQGIFAAPLTAVTAIAPAAGPLIAVWLGSYTNMTFAMAAATGTAATIATLVSRRSP